Genomic DNA from Hymenobacter jejuensis:
CAGCTCACCGACGCGGCTTCGCACGTTCATGCCATCGACTTGGTCATTGTAGGTGAGGAAAATATTGGTCAGGCGCAGATCGCCAATGTCGTATTTGAAACCGCCGGTTGTGTCGGCGGGCGTAGAGGTCGTGGTGGCGCCGGCCGTGAAGGCGTTAATGATGTAATCGAAGTTGTAAACGCTGTCGGGCTCGGTGCGCTTGATGTGCACGGTGCCTTCGTTGAGTTCGAGCGAGCTGACGTTGATCTGCGATTTGGTCAGGGCCCATAGGTCGATGTTGACGCCTAAATGACCCACCGACAACAACGTATCGCGCTGCTGGTCTTCGATATAAACGCCATCCAGAGAAATGGCATGCCGGAAGTCGGAACGAAATTTTCCGATGCGAACCTCCGTCCCTATTTTTTTCTGCAAGTATTCTGCTGCTTTGCGAGCGGCAAAATCCTGCGTGGCCGGAAACTGCAAAGCCACTACCACCCCAATGACGAGGAGGAGCACAAAGGCCAGCAAGCCCAGCACGATATAAAGAGTGCGGCGAACGTACGTAGGCAAGGGTATGGGATAAATGGGTTAGCGGGTTCTCTGGAAACCAACGGAAAAACGCGACCTGGGGTTGGATTTGCTGGCAGGGTATTGATAATCAGATGCATAGCAAACGCCTTGATACAGGCGGTATTGCGGCCCCGCGGAAATAGGCGGTAAACTCTGCCGGAAGCTGTGCGTAGGGTGCAGAGGATTGTGGTGCGGTTATTCAGGCAGCAGCGGCTTTGCGGGCGCTGCAAAACGGATTGAGCCGTAGCCGGCTGGCCGGGCTTTCTGCTATCTTTCGTCTCCAATCCGATTGCATTCCCATGATTCTTCGTTTTTCCCTTCCCTTCCGCACCACCTGGGGGCAGCGCCTCGTGGTGTGCGGTTCAGCGGCCAGTTTGGGCTCCTGGAACCTCGACCACGCGCTCAGTCTGCACTACGATTCCGACACGGGCGTCTGGAGTCAGGAAATTACCCTGCCCGACGACGCGCCTGGCACCGTGGACTATAAGTACGTGCTGCTCAACGAGCAAACCGGCAACCAAGACTGGGAGTGGGGCCCCAACCGCACCATCGCCTACGACAGCCGACAGTTTTCGCGGCTGCTGACGGAAGACTTCTGGCGTGCCCCGGCCCAACCCGACAACGAACTTCACACTGCCGCTTTCACGCAGGCCCTGATGGCGCGCCCCACCACGGAAACATCCGTCGCGGCCGTTTCCGACCGTCCGGCGGCGCGCCTGGCCGACTCGGTGGTGCGCTTTCAGCTGGTTGCGCCGCGCGTCGATACCAATCACCAGATTTGCGTGCTCGGCTCCGACCCCGCCTTGGGCGCCTGGGATGCTCGCAAAGCCGTTTTGCTATCCGACAACAACTACCCCACCTGGCAGGCAGACGTGGCGCTGGAGCAGCCCGAGCAATACGTGCAATACAAATACGGTCTCTGGGATCCGCAGGAAAAGCAGATTGTGCAGCTGGAAGGCGGCGACGACCGTTTTATTGCCCCTTCGCAGGAGCCGCACACGCTGCGCATCAAAGCCGACGAAGGCTTCCGCTACACCACCGGCAACTGGCGCGGCGCCGGCGTAGCCTTGCCCGTGTTTTCGCTGCGGAGCCAGCGCGGCCTGGGTGTAGGCGAGTTTCCGGACCTTAAGTTACTGGTTGACTGGGCCGTAAGCACAGGGCTTAAAATGGTGCAAATTCTGCCCATCAACGACACGACCGCCACGCATACCTGGGTCGATTCGTACCCGTACGCGGCCATTTCGGTGTTTGCCCTGCATCCGCTGTACCTCAACCTCGACGCCGTAGCTCAGTTGGCCGAGCCCACCGATCAGGCGGAACTCGAACGGCTGCGCCAGGAGCTCAACGACCGCGACTTCGTGGACTACGAGCCGGTAATGAATGCTAAGTGGTTGTTTATTAAGAAGTTATATAAACAAGAAAAACAAGCGTTTCTGGCCGATCCGGAGTTTAAGCAGTTTCTTAATGAGCAGGGACAGTGGCTGGTGCCGTACGCCGCCTTCTCGGCGTTGCGCGACCGCTTCGGGACGGCCGACTTTCAGCAGTGGCCGCTGGAGTTTCGGGCACCGCGTGGTTTGGAGCAACTCACGGCGCAGGATGGTCCTGATTTTGATGAATTTGGCATCCACTTTTTCACCCAGTTTCACCTCGACAAGCAGCTGCGCGAAGCCGTGGACTACGGCCGGCGCCGGGGCGTAGTGATGAAAGGAGACTTGCCCATCGGCATCTACCGGCACTCCGTCGATGCCTGGACGCAGCCCGAACTTTACCACATGGACCGCCAGGCCGGCGCGCCACCGGATGATTTTTCGACCACCGGCCAGAACTGGCGCTTCCCGACCTACAACTGGGAGCGCATGGCCCAAGACAACTACCAGTGGTGGCGCAACCGCCTGAGCCACTTGGCCCGCTACTTCGACGCCCTGCGCATCGACCATATCCTAGGTTTCTTCCGGATTTGGGAAATCAACGGCGACTCGGTAGAAGGCTTGCTGGCGCACTTCGCGCCCGACCTGCCGCTACACCGCCACGAGATCGAGCAGCGCATCGGCTGGTTCGACTACGACCGCCTGTGCGAGCCCTACATCCGCTGGCATTTGCTGCACGATATTTTTCAGGGCCAAGCCTCGGCCGTGCGCGACGAGTTTCTGGAAGAGCATGACCACGGCGTACTGCGCCTGAAGGACTACGTGCGCTCGCAGCGGCAAATTGAGGAAGTGATAGAACAGAAAATTGCCGCCGATCCCAGCAACGCCGACCATTTTCGGTGGCTGCGGACGGGCTTGTTTAAGCTGGTCAACGAGGTGCTGTTTTTGCCCGCCGGCAACGATTTCTACCATCCGCGCATCACCCTCGACAAGACCTATTCTTTCCGCGAACTCGACGACTCCACGCGGCACCGCCTCCACGAGCTTTACATTGATTTCTTCTACCGCCGCCACGAGGAATTCTGGCGCGAGCAAGGCATGATCAAGCTGCCGGCCATTCGCTACGCCACCAACATGCTCATCTGCGGCGAAGATTTGGGCATGGTGCCCGAATCGGTGCCGGGCGTAATGAAAGCCCTTGGTATTCTGGGGCTTAACATTCAGCGCATGCCCTCCGACCCAAAGGTAGAATTCGGCAACCCGGCCACGGCGCCGTATCTGTCGGTGGTGAGCCCCGGCAGCCACGACATGAGCACGGTGCGCGGCTGGTGGGAAGAAGACCGCGTAAAAACCCAGCGCTACTTCGAGCATCTGCTGGGCCACTGGGGCGAAACCGCACCTTATTACT
This window encodes:
- a CDS encoding 4-alpha-glucanotransferase yields the protein MILRFSLPFRTTWGQRLVVCGSAASLGSWNLDHALSLHYDSDTGVWSQEITLPDDAPGTVDYKYVLLNEQTGNQDWEWGPNRTIAYDSRQFSRLLTEDFWRAPAQPDNELHTAAFTQALMARPTTETSVAAVSDRPAARLADSVVRFQLVAPRVDTNHQICVLGSDPALGAWDARKAVLLSDNNYPTWQADVALEQPEQYVQYKYGLWDPQEKQIVQLEGGDDRFIAPSQEPHTLRIKADEGFRYTTGNWRGAGVALPVFSLRSQRGLGVGEFPDLKLLVDWAVSTGLKMVQILPINDTTATHTWVDSYPYAAISVFALHPLYLNLDAVAQLAEPTDQAELERLRQELNDRDFVDYEPVMNAKWLFIKKLYKQEKQAFLADPEFKQFLNEQGQWLVPYAAFSALRDRFGTADFQQWPLEFRAPRGLEQLTAQDGPDFDEFGIHFFTQFHLDKQLREAVDYGRRRGVVMKGDLPIGIYRHSVDAWTQPELYHMDRQAGAPPDDFSTTGQNWRFPTYNWERMAQDNYQWWRNRLSHLARYFDALRIDHILGFFRIWEINGDSVEGLLAHFAPDLPLHRHEIEQRIGWFDYDRLCEPYIRWHLLHDIFQGQASAVRDEFLEEHDHGVLRLKDYVRSQRQIEEVIEQKIAADPSNADHFRWLRTGLFKLVNEVLFLPAGNDFYHPRITLDKTYSFRELDDSTRHRLHELYIDFFYRRHEEFWREQGMIKLPAIRYATNMLICGEDLGMVPESVPGVMKALGILGLNIQRMPSDPKVEFGNPATAPYLSVVSPGSHDMSTVRGWWEEDRVKTQRYFEHLLGHWGETAPYYCEPWVAREITAQHLYSPAMWAIFPLQDLLAMDETLRRPNPQDEQINVPANPQHFWKYRFHLNLEALIGEAGFGGQLRQLVDSSGRNKTY